From the genome of Acidaminococcus sp.:
CTACCTCAAGGGCATTCCCTGCGGCCTCCTCCACGGACGGCTCAAAACAGAGGAAAAGGACCAGGTTATGGCTGATTTTGTCAGCGGCAAGACGAAGGTCCTCATAGCGACAACAGTCATCGAAGTCGGTGTGAACGTACCGAATGCCACGCTGATGATTATTGAAGGGGCAGACCGCTTCGGCCTTGCCCAGATGCACCAGCTCAGAGGCCGTGTCGGACGCGGCAGCAGTCAGTCCTACTGCGTACTGCTCACAGGTTCCTCTAATCCGCAGACGCTGGAACGGCTGCAGATCATGAGAACGTGCAGCGACGGCTTTGTGCTTGCTGAGAAAGATATGGAACTGCGCGGTGCCGGACAGCTTTTCGGCCTGCGTCAGCATGGCCTGCCGGATCTCTATATCGCCAATATCCTGCGGGATACGGATACGCTTGTCGAAGCCCGCTGGTTTGCGAAAAAGACTATGGAAAATCCTCAGGAAGCGCGCTTCATTGAGGATGGTGTAGCGACCACGCAGTTCGATGGCCGCTTTGAACGCATTTTTAATTCCTGAAAAAGGATGGATGATATCATGAACCGAACGAAAGTCAACTGGACAGGCAAGCACTTCAAACTCCTTGCCTTCCTGCTCCTTGTGGGGCTGCTGCTTTGCGTCCATTACTGTGCTCCCGACTTGTCGCGGACGTTGTTCCGTCTGGCTAAGGGAGGAAGTATGGAAGAGACTACGGCTTATCTGCGCAGTTTCGGCCCCTGGGCTATTTTGGTCAGCTTTCTTCTGGATGTACTCATCAATGCGCTGGGATTCCTGCCGTCCATTTTTCTGTCGACGGCTAACGGCGTAATTTTCGGTTTGCCCATTGGCATTACTGTGTCATGGCTCGCCGAGACGGTGGGAGTCGTTTTAAATTTCCTTGTGCTGCGCTTTTTCCTGCGGGATGAAGCCGAAAAAATTATTGCCAAGAGCCATAGTTTGAAACGTCTCGATGAAATGAGCAGCGAAAAAGGCCTGACGGCCATGGCGCTTGCAAGAACGCTTCCATATTTCCCGTCAGGAATTCTGACGGCTCTCGGTGCCGTGAGCCGCATGAGCGTCAGGGATTATATCATTGCCAACCTTCTCGGCAAATTCCCATCAACAGCTCTCGAAGTCGTGGTCGGTCATGATGTGGTCAACTTTCACAACCATATGCACCGACTGGCCATCCTCATGACCGCCGTAATCATCGTTTATGGAACCATGCTCTATGTTCGGCATAAGAAGGATAAAAAGGACAAAGAGAAGAAGGAGCAGGGGCATTCGTAAACATTTCAGGCTCCTTTTTTCCTGATGATTTCAGCATGAGTAAATTTCTCTATTCTGTATCTTACGTTACAGAATAGAGATTTTTTTCGCGTTCATTAGAAAATACGATGGAAAAGAAGGAAAATTTCAAGAATTTGGCGAAAATAAGTATCGTGGGATTAATGATTAATCGTTAAATTATTGAAGATAAAGGGGGCTCTAATGTGAAAGAGTACACAGGTGATTTAATCAGAAACGTAGCGATTGTCGGGCACGGTGGTGCTGGCACCACGTCGCTGACAGAAGCATTGCTTTATCGCAGCCATACCATTAGTCGTATGTGCAAGGTAGAGGATGGGCAGACAACAACGGATTTTGAACCGGAAGAAATCAAGCGTGGTGTTTCTGTAAGTGCTACGCTGGCCCCTCTGGAATGGCAAGGTGTCAAGATTAATATCATTGATACCCCGGGCTTTGCAGACTTTGTAGCCGAAGTTAAGGGTGCCTTCCGTGCTGTTGACAGTGTGCTGATTGTTGTCAGTGCGACGAGCGGTGTCCAGATCGGTACGGAACAATGCTGGAAACTCGCCGAAGAAGTTGGTCTGCCGCGTCTTATTTTTGTGAATAAGATGGACCGTGAAAACGCTGACTATGATAATATCCTGGATAATCTGCGCGCCAAGATCGGCGGCAAGAAAATCCTGCCGCTTGAACTGCCGCTCGGCAAAGAGGAAAATTTCTGCGGCGTTATTGATGTATTCAATCAGAAGGCTTACCGCGGCAATGGCAACGGTGCCGATGAAATCGAAGTGCCGGATGACCTGAAGGCCTGGGTGGAAGATGCCCATACCAAGATGGTGGAAGCCGCTGTAGAAGCGGATGACGATGTCATGGAAAAATATCTCGAAGGCGAGGAAATTTCCGATGACGTCATTATGAAGTGCCTTGTCAAAGGTATCCGTGAAGGTATTATCTTCCCGGTGCTCTGCGGCAGTGCTTATAAGAATATTGGTCTCGGCCGCTGCCTCAACGCTATCGTCAACTATACGTTCCCGGCTGTCCTGAACGAATTCGAAGTCATTAATCCGGCTACGGGCAAGACAGAAAAACGCGACTCCAACGCCCCGATGGCTGCTCTCGTCTTTAAGACCACGGCAGACCCGTTTGTCGGCCGCCTGAGCTTTGTGCGTGTGTTCTCCGGTACCATTAACAGCGATAGTCTGATTTATAACTCCAGCCGTGATGAAGCAGAAAAAGTAGGGTCTGTCTTTACGATGCGCGGGAAGACGCAAATCCCGATGGATAAGATTGTCGCCGGCGATATCGGCGTAATTTCCCGCCTGCAGTATACTGCCACGGGCGATACCTTGAGCGACAGCAAGAACCCTGTACTTTTCAAACCGATTAATTTCCCGCTGCCGATGTACAGCCGGGCCATCTATCCGAAGAAGAAGGGTGACGAAGAAAAGATTACTGCGGCCCTGAATCGTCTGACGGACGAAGATCCGACCATCATCGTAACCCGTAACCCTGTGACGAAGGAAATGCTGATTACCGGCATGGGCGACCAGCACCTTGAAATCATCATGGAACGTATGACTCGTAAGTTCGGTGTGGAGGCCGAATTACGTCCGCCGATGATTGAATATAAGGAAACCATTCGCGGCACTGTGGAAGTCGAAGGCAAATATAAGAAACAGACCGGCGGTCACGGCCAGTATGGTCACGTTGTCATTCGGATGGAACCGCTGCCTCCTGGATCCGGATTTGTCTTTGAAGATAAAATCTTTGGCGGCGCCGTACCGCGTCAGTATATCCCTGCCGTAGAAAAGGGTATGAGAGAAGCCATTCAGGAAGGTGTGCTGGCTGGCTATCCGGTTGTGGACATCAAGATTACGCTGCTCGATGGTTCTTACCATCCTGTTGACTCTTCCGAAATGGCCTTTAAGGTGGCATCCCATATGGCCTTCCAGAAGGGCTGCGAACAGGCTAAACCGGTACTCATGGAGCCGTATTATAATCTCGACGTTTACTGCGATGATCGCGTAACCGGTGATATCATCTCCGACCTCAACAGTAAACGCGGCCGTATCCTCGGCATGCAGACCGAAGATGATGGACGGGCCTGCGTCAAAGCACAGGTTCCGTATGCCGAAATTCTTGACTATTCCGTCGATCTGCGCGCCCTGACTCAGGGCACCGGTACCTACGAAATGAAATTTGACCATTACGAAGACGTACCGCCCAGAACAGCAGAACAGATTATTGAAGAACGGAAGAATAGAAAGAAAGCATAAAAAGCAGAAAAGAAATGTCCCCTGCAGCGTGGTGCTGCAGGGGATATTTTCCTTTTCGCTGGTCGCAGGCCGCAGGTCGCCACTGGAAGAAGCAAACTGACAAGCAGTTTGCAGTAAATGAAAAATCTTCCTGCTATTTGCATTCTATCTCAAAATCCACAAAGGCAGATGCCCGAAGGATTGTACTAATCTATCTATACACTAACCACTTTGGGCTAACTGCTAACGGCAATCTGCCTCGCACTTGTATCCTTTTCCCTAATAGGTGTAGAATGTCGTTGTATTTGTTACTGTAATTTACATTGTAGAGGAGGAACAAATTATGGGGATTTTAGATACGATGAAAGATTTAGCAGCCGAAGGCGCGGCGAGCGGAGCAGGTCAGATGCGGCCCAGTCCCGCTCGTGAATTCCTGGGGCAGGAGCTCTATGCCATCGACTGCCGGGGCGCTAATTTGTACGTTCATGAACACGCTGTGGTTATTGATAGAACCGGAGGCGGGCTGTGGAACGTCGGGGACAATAACTTCAAGGTCATTCCTTTTAAATCCATTGTAGCCATCCAGGCTAAACTGAAATCTACTGTCTTGAACGGCTATATTGAATTTGAAACGGCCAATAGTCCGCTGAGCACGGGCAGTGATAAGGCAGAACGCGGCAGTGAAAACAGCGTAATCCTGAGCGGCACGGATCAGCGCTATGCCGAGGCTAAGCAAGCCCTGCAGTATATCTTTGATCAAATCTGCAAATAATCGGTGGCGCCTGGGAAAATAAAGGCGCTTTTAGCCTCGCTTACGGCTGAGTGGTTAGTGGGTAGTGAGTAGTGGTTAGTACCGTAGTGCGGGCAGTTCAGGCTGTTTCCTGAGGAAGATTGCCGAGGCAGCTAGTTTTTGATTACTGCAAATTGCTTGTCAGTTTGCTTCCTCAAGGGGCGACATGCGACCAGCGACCTGCGTATAAGAGGCAGTGAAGAGATGCGTCAGCATTTTTTCACTGCCTCTTTTGTGTTATGTCATATTTAATCATGAATCTGTGAGACCATAGTCGGCAATCCAAGGCTGGCCTCGATAGATTCAGATGTTTCTCCGTAATGATGTTACAATCGTCGGCTCCATCAGCCTTGAAAGCCTCAATCTGGCGAGCAAGGTTCTGACTGTTGGATGACACTCTTGCGTAATAAAAGGTTTTGGTTTGCATAGTTATCCCTCCTGATAAGGAAATAATTATCCTTCATCAAGGTGATAATATATGTCTAAAAGAAGCTACTCTGAACGTGATTCAGACAGGAAAACCTCCCTAGGCCTAGTAATGGCATAGGGAGTTAAAGTAACAATAAAAACTAAAATTACAGATAAAATGATAGCTTGAAAGTCGTTTGTTACAATGAGTCCGTTTTCTGAACCTATTCAATTTAATAAAATGAGCTTTCATGATACAATGATTACAATAATTATTGTTTGTTCTTTTTTATTGAAGAAAACTGTATTTATTAATTAACTATTTAAGACCCGTGTGCTTTTTGGTAAAGGGGTGTCTGTTTAGATGGATAATCAAGAATACAACGCTATCGTAAGTTTTATTTGGGGAATTGCTGATGACTGCCTGCGGGATGTATACGTTCGCGGCAAATATCGTGATGTAATCCTTCCGATGACCGTCATTCGTCGTTTGGATGCTGTTCTTGAAAACACGAAAGCAGACGTCCTGGCCATGAAGAAAAAACTCGATGACAATCACTTTACGAATCAGTGGGAAATCCTATGCAATGCTGCGGGGCAAGCTTTCTGCAATGCTTCTCCTTTTACATTAAAGGATCTGACCAGCCGCTCCAAAAAGCAAACGCTGGAAGCAGATTTCAGGGCCTATCTGGACGGCTTCTCTCCTAATGTCCAAAGTATTCTTGAAAAATTTAAATTCCGCGATCAAATTAAAACAATGATGGATGCAGACGTTTTAGGGGCGGTTATCGAAAAATTCACCTCTTCCGATATTAATCTGAGTCCCTATCCCGTCTACAAAGATGCCGAAAAGAAGATTGTCAAATTACCTGGTCTTGATAACCATGGTATGGGCACGATTTTTGAAGAACTGCTGCGCCGGTTTAATGAAGAAAATAACGAGGAAGCCGGTGAGCACTGGACACCTCGTGATGTTGTGGAACTGATGGCTGACCTGGCATTCTATCCTGTGCAGGACAAAATCAAAGATGCTAGTTATTCCTGCTATGACGGAGCCTGTGGTACTGGTGGGATGCTTACCGTTGCCCAGAAACGGCTCCAGGAACTGGCTAAAGCTCGGGGAAAGAAGG
Proteins encoded in this window:
- a CDS encoding TVP38/TMEM64 family protein encodes the protein MNRTKVNWTGKHFKLLAFLLLVGLLLCVHYCAPDLSRTLFRLAKGGSMEETTAYLRSFGPWAILVSFLLDVLINALGFLPSIFLSTANGVIFGLPIGITVSWLAETVGVVLNFLVLRFFLRDEAEKIIAKSHSLKRLDEMSSEKGLTAMALARTLPYFPSGILTALGAVSRMSVRDYIIANLLGKFPSTALEVVVGHDVVNFHNHMHRLAILMTAVIIVYGTMLYVRHKKDKKDKEKKEQGHS
- the fusA gene encoding elongation factor G, producing MKEYTGDLIRNVAIVGHGGAGTTSLTEALLYRSHTISRMCKVEDGQTTTDFEPEEIKRGVSVSATLAPLEWQGVKINIIDTPGFADFVAEVKGAFRAVDSVLIVVSATSGVQIGTEQCWKLAEEVGLPRLIFVNKMDRENADYDNILDNLRAKIGGKKILPLELPLGKEENFCGVIDVFNQKAYRGNGNGADEIEVPDDLKAWVEDAHTKMVEAAVEADDDVMEKYLEGEEISDDVIMKCLVKGIREGIIFPVLCGSAYKNIGLGRCLNAIVNYTFPAVLNEFEVINPATGKTEKRDSNAPMAALVFKTTADPFVGRLSFVRVFSGTINSDSLIYNSSRDEAEKVGSVFTMRGKTQIPMDKIVAGDIGVISRLQYTATGDTLSDSKNPVLFKPINFPLPMYSRAIYPKKKGDEEKITAALNRLTDEDPTIIVTRNPVTKEMLITGMGDQHLEIIMERMTRKFGVEAELRPPMIEYKETIRGTVEVEGKYKKQTGGHGQYGHVVIRMEPLPPGSGFVFEDKIFGGAVPRQYIPAVEKGMREAIQEGVLAGYPVVDIKITLLDGSYHPVDSSEMAFKVASHMAFQKGCEQAKPVLMEPYYNLDVYCDDRVTGDIISDLNSKRGRILGMQTEDDGRACVKAQVPYAEILDYSVDLRALTQGTGTYEMKFDHYEDVPPRTAEQIIEERKNRKKA